Proteins encoded within one genomic window of Acinetobacter sp. YWS30-1:
- a CDS encoding cob(I)yrinic acid a,c-diamide adenosyltransferase produces MGHRLSKIYTRTGDSGTTGLGDGSRVAKDDLRIAALGDVDELNAIIGVLRAQIAASSIQDKATWDKSLSLIQHWLFDLGGEVCIPGFNLVQPVSIDFLENDIDRMNEALPMLKDFILPAGTLVCSFAHQARAVCRRAERSVMSVHSRDQNIQATSLQLLNRLSDWLFVASRTLQRVEGGSEVLWQKNINETIDQ; encoded by the coding sequence ATGGGCCACCGTTTAAGTAAAATTTACACCCGCACAGGCGATTCAGGCACCACAGGTCTGGGTGATGGTTCACGCGTTGCCAAAGATGACTTGCGTATTGCCGCGCTCGGTGATGTGGACGAGCTAAATGCCATCATTGGGGTTTTACGCGCACAAATCGCGGCAAGCAGCATTCAGGATAAAGCGACTTGGGATAAATCTTTAAGCCTGATCCAGCACTGGTTGTTTGATCTGGGTGGTGAAGTGTGTATCCCTGGCTTTAACCTGGTTCAACCAGTCTCGATTGATTTTCTGGAAAATGACATCGATCGTATGAATGAAGCTTTGCCGATGCTGAAAGATTTTATTTTGCCTGCGGGTACTTTAGTTTGCAGTTTTGCTCATCAAGCCCGTGCCGTGTGCCGTCGTGCAGAGCGCAGCGTGATGTCAGTTCACTCACGTGACCAGAATATTCAAGCGACTTCCCTGCAGCTATTAAATCGCCTATCTGACTGGCTGTTTGTGGCTTCACGCACCTTGCAACGTGTTGAAGGTGGTTCTGAGGTGTTATGGCAAAAAAATATCAACGAAACCATTGATCAATAA
- a CDS encoding glycerophosphodiester phosphodiesterase — protein sequence MRIIGHRGARGEAPENTLGGFQYIQDIGIRAVEFDVRQLKDNALIIMHDDNFVRTTGLQKPLYECSRQDLSQYNHAVKWSEWNKVEATPMLDQTLTVIHNFDHIEVEVKSVASQADAEKITLELEQQLQGYEQSVVITSFDPKIHQALQQQNSSLKRGLLIETDVKYQAIDQALELGCCQIGWMNELASKDIIQATQAAELTISVWTVNDVNRAKELRDWGIQGLITDYPKLMMQHL from the coding sequence ATGCGCATAATTGGACATCGCGGTGCGCGTGGGGAAGCACCTGAAAATACACTAGGCGGTTTTCAATATATTCAGGATATCGGGATTCGCGCAGTCGAATTTGACGTACGCCAGCTTAAAGACAATGCCCTGATCATCATGCATGATGATAATTTTGTACGCACTACCGGTTTGCAAAAGCCCCTCTACGAATGTAGCCGTCAGGATCTCAGTCAATATAATCACGCAGTAAAATGGTCAGAATGGAACAAGGTCGAAGCCACTCCTATGCTGGATCAGACCTTAACCGTGATTCATAACTTTGACCATATTGAAGTTGAAGTCAAAAGTGTAGCGAGCCAAGCCGATGCTGAAAAAATCACGCTTGAGCTTGAACAGCAGTTACAGGGTTATGAGCAGTCAGTCGTGATTACCAGTTTTGATCCTAAAATCCATCAGGCTTTGCAACAGCAAAATTCCAGTTTAAAACGCGGCCTTCTGATTGAAACAGATGTGAAATATCAGGCGATTGATCAAGCTTTAGAACTTGGCTGTTGTCAGATTGGCTGGATGAATGAACTGGCCAGCAAAGATATTATTCAGGCCACACAAGCTGCCGAACTCACCATCAGCGTCTGGACCGTAAATGATGTTAATCGTGCCAAAGAATTACGCGACTGGGGTATTCAGGGTCTCATTACCGATTATCCGAAGTTAATGATGCAACATCTTTAA
- a CDS encoding TonB-dependent receptor plug domain-containing protein — MSIPFQPTALVGAIALALGFTSSVFANEQKIAQASLDTIVVTATRSAENIENVPARISIIEPAILEQSSITSLPELLKNDASINMVQAGGIGQQSSIFLRGTESDHTLVLRDGVRLNTATSNAASLAFIDTTDIKQVEVLKGPASVLYGSDAIGGVVQIITQAPKKSGGFVTGEIGENKTYKSVVGADLAENGIYTQIRGQRLETDGTIVTDIPNTPKASFDQKGFTTKLGIDKAQYNASIEYSENQGSSQYDDYGAQRSHNFENKLFTAKSALKLNDQWELNARYSKFEDNLVQNDLTDIYNWVQDEITGDWNSTYVGSEIDYTLNERQEYDLNARWKLTPHQNILIGGTINKSDVNSLSYGTEYNTSLDSNGYYVQHQFNNDKLNTQLGIRLEDNKQFGEHTVGQAALRYKLTSDTSVYTNIGTAFRAPSANDLYSSSGNPNLEPEESISYEIGLNQNYSHGFSSEFSLYRNEIENLITYKAGENQNIKKAILTGFESALKWQADQFYTRLSYSYVQPKDDSDNRDLVRRPRHHATVTVGMTNENYGLGLSLNAKSSSKDWDYKHDNPGYMTADFNAHWNLNPSVKLFTNIQNMGDTKFKTSYQDYGNYYLNGGRLASAGVTFKY, encoded by the coding sequence ATGTCTATTCCATTTCAACCTACTGCCTTGGTAGGTGCGATCGCACTTGCGTTGGGTTTTACTTCATCTGTTTTTGCTAACGAGCAAAAAATTGCTCAAGCTTCTTTAGATACGATTGTGGTTACAGCAACTCGTTCTGCAGAAAACATTGAAAATGTCCCTGCACGCATCTCGATTATTGAGCCTGCAATTCTTGAGCAATCATCGATTACATCACTTCCAGAACTATTAAAGAATGATGCATCTATCAACATGGTTCAAGCAGGAGGTATTGGTCAACAATCATCGATCTTTTTACGTGGTACTGAATCAGATCATACCCTCGTATTACGTGATGGTGTTCGACTTAACACAGCAACATCTAACGCAGCATCTTTGGCTTTTATTGATACCACTGATATTAAACAAGTTGAAGTATTAAAAGGTCCTGCCTCTGTACTTTATGGCTCAGATGCGATTGGCGGTGTTGTTCAAATCATTACCCAAGCCCCTAAAAAGTCGGGTGGATTTGTTACAGGCGAAATCGGTGAAAATAAAACGTATAAATCTGTAGTTGGGGCTGATTTAGCAGAAAATGGGATCTATACTCAAATCCGCGGTCAACGCCTTGAAACTGATGGTACGATTGTCACAGATATTCCCAACACCCCCAAAGCAAGTTTTGATCAAAAAGGTTTTACCACCAAATTAGGCATTGATAAAGCCCAATACAACGCAAGTATCGAATACAGTGAAAATCAAGGCTCAAGCCAATACGATGATTATGGTGCACAACGCTCTCATAACTTTGAAAATAAATTATTCACTGCAAAGAGTGCACTCAAATTAAATGATCAGTGGGAGCTTAATGCGCGCTACTCTAAATTTGAAGACAACCTTGTCCAAAATGATTTAACTGATATATATAATTGGGTACAAGATGAAATTACAGGTGATTGGAATTCTACCTATGTTGGCTCAGAAATTGACTACACTTTAAATGAACGTCAAGAATATGACCTGAATGCTCGATGGAAGCTAACACCGCATCAAAATATATTAATTGGTGGAACGATTAACAAATCAGATGTTAATAGTCTAAGTTATGGAACTGAATATAATACGTCATTAGATTCAAATGGATATTATGTTCAACATCAATTTAATAATGATAAATTGAATACTCAATTGGGTATTCGCTTAGAAGATAATAAGCAGTTTGGCGAACATACTGTAGGTCAAGCTGCACTTCGTTATAAACTTACATCAGATACAAGTGTATATACCAATATCGGTACTGCTTTTAGAGCACCAAGTGCAAATGATTTATACAGCTCATCAGGTAATCCAAATTTAGAACCAGAGGAAAGCATTTCATATGAAATTGGTTTAAATCAAAATTATTCACATGGTTTTAGCTCTGAATTTAGCTTATATCGTAATGAAATTGAAAACTTGATCACCTATAAAGCAGGCGAAAATCAAAACATTAAAAAAGCGATTCTGACAGGATTTGAATCAGCATTGAAATGGCAAGCTGATCAATTCTATACACGTCTATCATATAGCTATGTTCAACCTAAAGATGACTCAGATAATCGTGATCTCGTTCGTCGCCCACGTCACCATGCTACTGTAACTGTAGGTATGACGAATGAAAACTATGGCTTGGGCTTGTCTTTAAATGCAAAATCTAGTTCCAAAGATTGGGACTACAAACATGATAATCCAGGTTATATGACAGCAGATTTCAATGCTCATTGGAATCTAAATCCATCTGTTAAGCTTTTCACAAATATTCAGAATATGGGCGACACTAAATTCAAAACTTCATATCAAGATTATGGAAACTACTACTTAAATGGTGGTCGTCTTGCTTCTGCCGGTGTGACCTTTAAATACTAA
- a CDS encoding acyl-CoA desaturase, with translation MNAPLPQAPINWVAVFALVVLPIVAVIAIPLYAYHHDFSLAAWISMFVLLGVSSLGITAGYHRLWAHRAYEATLPLKIILMIMGTFAVQNSILYWGSGHRTHHRHVDDVEKDPYSINNGFWYAHLGWMLRDYPAAEPNYKNAPDLQNDKVVMFQHKYYVPLVIAVHAAILLPIGWAVGDVWGVLLLGGLVRLILSHHVTFFINSLCHMWGSRPYTDENTARDNFWLAIATWGEGYHNYHHIFQYDYRNGVKWWQYDPTKWLIWTCSKLGLAKNLRRIPSFNIKKAELAMKFKYAEQDLAVYGHNVNEDIINVKSKIAQEYEAFTQTLNDWAKLKEQEIQVKKAAVAEKIHQMDDKLKVEFQLVEQRLSHHRETLNLLVRNLKKAPVSQ, from the coding sequence ATGAATGCTCCCCTACCTCAAGCCCCAATTAACTGGGTCGCCGTGTTTGCTCTGGTAGTTTTACCCATTGTAGCTGTTATCGCGATTCCGTTATATGCGTATCACCATGATTTTAGCCTTGCCGCTTGGATCAGTATGTTTGTTTTGCTCGGCGTTAGCAGCCTGGGGATTACAGCGGGCTATCATCGTCTTTGGGCACATCGTGCTTATGAAGCGACTTTACCTTTAAAAATCATTTTAATGATCATGGGTACCTTTGCGGTGCAGAACAGTATTCTGTACTGGGGTTCAGGTCACCGTACCCATCACCGTCATGTCGATGACGTGGAAAAAGACCCATATTCAATTAATAACGGCTTCTGGTATGCACACCTGGGCTGGATGCTGCGTGACTATCCTGCTGCAGAACCCAACTACAAGAATGCACCAGACCTGCAAAACGACAAAGTCGTTATGTTCCAGCACAAATACTATGTGCCTTTAGTAATTGCAGTACACGCTGCGATTCTCTTGCCAATCGGCTGGGCTGTAGGCGATGTCTGGGGTGTATTATTATTGGGTGGTCTGGTTCGTTTAATCCTGAGCCATCACGTGACCTTCTTCATTAACTCACTGTGCCATATGTGGGGTTCACGTCCTTATACGGATGAAAACACTGCACGTGACAACTTCTGGTTAGCAATTGCAACTTGGGGTGAGGGTTATCATAACTACCATCACATCTTCCAGTACGATTACCGTAATGGCGTAAAATGGTGGCAATATGACCCAACTAAATGGTTAATCTGGACTTGCTCTAAACTGGGTCTGGCTAAAAATCTGCGCCGTATTCCAAGCTTTAATATCAAAAAAGCTGAACTGGCAATGAAGTTTAAATATGCCGAGCAGGATCTGGCGGTATACGGCCATAATGTCAATGAAGACATTATCAATGTGAAAAGTAAAATTGCTCAGGAGTATGAAGCCTTTACTCAAACATTGAATGACTGGGCCAAACTGAAAGAACAGGAAATACAGGTGAAAAAGGCGGCTGTAGCAGAAAAGATTCACCAGATGGATGACAAACTTAAAGTTGAATTCCAGCTGGTTGAACAACGTCTTTCCCATCATCGTGAAACACTGAATCTGTTAGTACGTAATTTGAAAAAAGCGCCTGTCTCTCAATAA